gtagtggcaatattgtccgctattatcctcattAATTGTCTATCTACGATGTTAGACCCTGGTGGCTTGTTATTGTTGATAGAGAAATTATTAACTTTagttttatttatgagaggtattgacatgttgaatgcaccgagctgtctgtctaaactacgggcacacagcttggacacccaagcataccccacaagacatgccacaagaggtctcttcacagtccccaagacCAGAGctgactatgggaggcacacagtactacatagagccatgactacatggaactctattccacagtactacatagagccatgactacatggaactctattccacagtactacatagagccatgactacatggaactctattccacagtactacatagagccatgactacatggaactctattccacagtactacatagagccatgactacatggaactctatcccacacacacacacacacacacacatacactacacacacacacacacacacacacacagggcacacacacacacacacacacacacacacacacacacacacacacacacacagtggtggagtACACACAcaatgtggtagtggtggagtaggggcctgacacacacacacacacagacactgtagacacacacagacactgtagAGTTAGtggtaggggcctgagggcacagacactgtagatgtgtgttatgcacacacatatacatggatttagtactgtagatgtgtgttagtggtggagtaggggcctggaGGAGGGGCCTgggacacagtgtgttgtagatatgtgtttagtggaggggcctgagggcacagacACTGTAGATGTGTGTTAGTGGTAGacgaggggcctgagggcacacaatgtgttgtgaaatctgtgaatgtattgtaatgttttcaaATGGTATAAACTGCCCTAATTTTGCTGGACCAAAATagaccaggaagagtagctgtccCCTTGGAGGCAGGGCAGCTCCAGCTACCCATGTCAGGGATCtcacctttaagtctttactgaagactcaaatacaaaccgcccttgctgtctctgcctggccggttccccttttccactgggattctctgcctctaaaatagttccccccttgggttgtaccgtgtcggagatctttgtgggctatactcggccttgtctcaggatggtaagttggtggttgaagatttccctctagtggtgtgggggcttttggcaaagtgggtggggtatAAACTGGCCCTGTCCTCGGAAttttgacccctcctgtctcacctccagtatttatgctgcagtagtttagtCGGGGCTAGCAGTTTGTTTATCTCCAGTCcatgtcctgtgtaaatctaagtggcGTTCTCTAATTCTCGGAGGaactgagccctagaaccatgccctaggaccatgtcccagactacctgacatgatgactccttgctgtccccagtccacctggccatgctgctgctccagtttcaactggcctgggccctaggaccatgtcccaggactacctgacatgaggactccttgctgtccccagtccacctggccatgctcctgctccagtttcaactgacctgagccctaggaccgtgccccaggactacctgacatgatggctccttgctgtccccagtccacctgactgtgctgctgctccagtttcaactgttctgccttattattatttgaccatgctggtcatttatgaacatttgaacatcttggtcatgttctgttataatctctacccggcacagccaataATTGTTTCttcaggttttggcctttctagggagtttttccacaTTACACACAGCTCTTCCAGCTGATTCACagatttatttgatttgaaaatgcATGCTCTTTCATTAAGTTTGCATGGTCAGTTGTACTTGGATGTGTAGGGTCGGCATTCattgctggcatgtcatgtctaaatttgctaatcttgctAAGGAAAGAAATAATTAAAGTAGTTTGGAACTTCAGTGGAACCAACATTTTCCTCAACGAATTCGCTGCAAGAGTTTTATATAGAGCCATGATGGCATTGATCTCCCTTCCATCGCCAATTACTCAAGCAAACAGCAAAATTACCtttaaaaaacatatttaaaaccaACTCCTGGAACggaagagacacacaaacacactaacacaacatttttgatgtactgtttttattttttagctGCATTGTTTGTATATcattatattttacatttgttgTACTGTTCTGatctatcagtgtatcagtgtttgttACTTGTCATGGTTTCTgtttttgtggaccccaggaagagtagctgctgcttctgaAAAAGCtcatggggatccaaataaacaaaTAGACATGTTCACTGTTGCCTTGTTTTATTTGATGTAAGTTCCATCTATACATGTTGGTGTGTACATGCAACCATGCAGACATTTTTATAAGACCATACTGAAGGAGCTGTTACAGTCCTTGGTCTTGTCTGACTTCATCACCACTCTGTATGAGCAGGCTTTTCTGTCCACCACCAGCTCACACTCTGCTGAGAGATCCACCACCGCTGGGATCCTgacatggagaggaagggagagggggagagagggagaggtagaagggagagggacagagggaataggagaggtagaagggagagtgggaggtcaaagggagagagggagagagagaggggggatagagacagggagaagggagagggggagagagagttagaagggAGAGGTaaaatagagagggggaaagagagagtgagagagagagtgagagagagagagagagagagagagagtgagagagagagggggaaagagagggtgagagagagagtgagagagagagagagagagagagagagagagagagagagagagagagagagagagagagagagagagagagagagagagagagagggggaagagagagagagagagagagagggggaaagagagagagagagagagagagagagagagagagagagagagagagagagaggggaggagacagatcaAGGGTCAagggtcagagggagagggagagagagagagggggattgatAGAGATTGATGGgttgggagggaaaggagggtggagatggagggagcggtagaagggaggagggggagaaagagaggtggagacagatcaagcgagagagaaggagagacgaagagagaagggagagaagggggtggagacaaatagagagagaaggggagaaagaaaggagtagggggagagggggtcAAATCAGGCTGTTGTTTGCTGGTTTCAATCTCTCAATATAACTAGTGCATCTCTCATAGAGGTGGAGACAGATAGGGTTATACTCATGCATATAAAGCTTATTAGAATTTAATACAGAAATCTGGTGTTACCTGTTGCAGCATCTGATGCCTCGCATGGAGCAGGAACAGTCATAGCAGTCCTTCACCCATGAAGAGCCAAACACATGCTGCTTTCCCTCCTTAtccacacaccctacacacacagagacacacacagagacacacacacacacacacacacacacacacacacacacacacacacacacacacacacacacacacacacacacacacacacacacacacacacacacacacacacacacacacacacacacacacacacacacacctgtttttgCCAAATTATCAAACGCATACATCACCACACCCTCCGTATCCTGGTTACAGTGCTAACTTCACTGATTAAAATTGTAATAGTATCGTCGTATAGGACTAGACTCACCCTTTGTTGGATTCTTGGGGTCTTTGGTCTCCAGCTCCTGGAAGAAGCACTGAGCTCGACACACAACCACCAACATCagcacacacactaccacacggACGAGAGAACCCTATGACAGACACACGATTGGTTGATTGCAAAGAACACCGAATACTTTTACGCACACCTGCAGGTTAACGCTGGGTTTCTTTATCCTGCGCTAACCTGCGCGAAGTAACATACAAAACATCCCCATTAAAATGTGTCAGTAAAGTAGAGATGCCTGCGTCTTAATCCATCAGTTTATGTCAGCTTTCCACATCTGGTACaacagaccatgagacatcctcaAACGGCCAACAAAACTAATATGAACTCGTCTTGGAAAGGGGAGATTCTCacaaacacgatggtgttctctgttttgacAAGTGTCATGAGAGATGTCTGAATGTAACTGgcaatgttgtttttttaaatgatggaagtatggaggtagttttgtgccaacataAAAAAGGgtgaaatatataatatatataatataatatccactcaaaattttggacacaccaactcattcaagggtttttattttttaataaatcttgtaataaattatGTAAAAAATCTAATAATGTGTAAatttgagcaagttgagatgactaaactgcttggagtgaccctagattgtaaactgtcatcgTCAAAAcacattgatacaacagtagctaagatgggggaagtctgtccataataaagtcacaaaaaaggacttaggaaaattgcaattggttcagaacagggcagcacggctggcccttggatgtacacagagagctaatattaataatatgcatgtcaatctggctgaaattggaggagagattgacttcataactacttttatttatgagaggtattgacatgttgaaagcaccgagctgtctgtctaatcTACTGGCCCACAGCTTGGACACCCaagcataccccacaagacatgccacaagaggtctcttcacagtccccaagtccagaacagactattacatggaactctattccacagtactacatagagccatgactacatggaactctattccacagtactacatagagccatgactacatggaactctattccacagtactacatagatgactacatggaactctattccacagtactacatagagccatgactacatggaactctattccacagtactacatagagccatgactacatggaacctattccacagtactacatagagccatgactacatggaactgtaTTCCACAGTATTACATGGAacctattccacagtactacatagagccatgactacatggaactctattccacagtactacatagagccatgactacatggaactgtattccacagtactacatatagccatgactacatggaactctattccacagtactacatagagtcatgactacatggaactctattccacagtacatgAGAACTACATGgaactattccacagtactacatagagccatgactatatGGAActgtattccacagtactacatatagCCAGCCATGAActgtattccacagtactacctaGCCATGACTACAttcacatggaactctattccacagtactacatagagccatgactacatggaactctattccacagtactacatagagccatacatggaactctattccacagtactacatagagccatgactacatggaactctattccacagtactacatagagccatgactactattccacatcaggtaactgatgcagcaggaGAATCAGATGTAAACTCCTTAtagaacagcggggactgtgaagcaacacacacattggcgcgcgcacacacacacacacacacacacacacacacacacacacacacacacacacacacacacacacacacacacacacacacacacacacacacacacacacacacacacacacacacacacacacacacacacacacacacacacacacacacacacaataagacACACACTACGCATACACATGGATttggtactgtagatatgtggtagtggtggagtactGCCTTGGGGGCcacaatgtgttgtgaaatctgtgaatgttttgtaatattttttaaatggcatATTCTGCCTTAATTttactggaccccaggaagagtagctgctgccaatctaacttatcctctgctgcagaggataagttagattgctgcccaaataaatgcttcatatatatatatatatatatgctacaaagaaaccactactaaagtccaccaataagaagaagagccTTGCTTCGActtccaagaaacacaagcaatggacttTTGACAgatggaaatgtgtcctttggtctgatgagtccagatGGGAGATTTTTGGGGTTTGGGTTGCCgtctctttgtgagacgcagagtagatgaacggatgatctctgcatgtgtggttcccgccATGAAGCACGGAGGAGGTGTGAAGGTGTGAGGGtaatttgctggtgacactgcctttgatttatttagaattcaaggcacacctaaCCAGCATGGGAGACACAGCATTCTgaagtgatatgccatcccatctggtttgtgcttagtgagaTTATTAttggtttttcaacaggacaacgacccaacacacctccaggttgtgtaagggctatttgaccaagagggagggtgatggaatgctgcatcagatgacctggcctccacaattacccaacctcaacccaattgagatggtttgagatgagttggaccgcagagtgaaggaaagcacccaacaaatgctcagcatatgtgggaacttcttcaagactgctggaaaagcatttttcatgaagctggttgagagattgccatgagtgtgcaatgctgtcatcaaggcaaagggtggctaatttgaagaatcaaaaatcaAAAATCaattttttgatttgttaaacactttttttggttcctatatgattccatattatttcatagtttgatgtcttcactattattctacaatgtagaaaatattaaaaataaagaacaacccaGGAATGAGTAGAtttgcccaaacttttgactggtactgtagagaaagggcttcattgccaaaatcccgaattATCCCTTTAAAACGCTACTGACTGGAGGTTACATTCACTTGCATGTTAAAACACTCCCACAAGAATAAATTAACATATTATTTGGACTCGTTGATTATGATACCAGACAGCTGCATCTAGGTTCCCTTCTCATGCTTCAAATGAAATATCGACCTATTAGGAGCATTGGAAACCGTAAGGCAGACGAATGTAAAAAATAGTTAAGAGTATAAGAAAAAAGAAGCAGTAGGCACATATGTCAAGATAACATAACTCGTGCGATTTTAAATAACTTTATTAGACTAGCCtacatttcatgaaaataaatatagAGTATCTAAATATTACGATTGACTTGATCTAGCGCTCTATCATGGAAATTCAGTGTTTCAGCGCGATTGACAATTAAAAGCAATGTTCTTGCGGTTGCAGAGACTGCAGACATGCTGCATATTTCGGCTCAATCGGACTTTAAAAAGTTGACCTGATTTTCCGCAAAACTTCGGCCATACGGATTGAATCCTGTCCTTAGTTACACATTTCAAAAGTGGACAGTCCAGGGATACGTTCTCCCGATCTTGATCAAAAAGGACCATATTAGTTTtgaaaatgttatttttgtaGATGGATTACATAAATTggaaacaaaaaaaacaagaatTAGCTACTTCCTTAGAAGTACCAGCTGTTGTTGTGccccagctgttgtttacaaaaatacatagaccgCCGCCCCTCGTCTTACGAGACGCCACTGTTCTGCCGGTACATCTTATAACCAGCCAACTGTATGTTGATGTTGtagtcgttcagccacgactccgtgaagcataagatgtgaTAGTTTTTAATGATCAGCTGTGCGAGTGATTTTGGCTCGTTAGTACACTAGCCAATGCTTGTTTCAATAGGCCCTCAGCGTTCACTGACAGACTCAACACAGATTCACACGCagcgctcactcacacacacatcgcTCACATATTTACTTATTAAATACTTATTAATAAACATCTGATACTAAAGTTGAAATAATCAATACAATTCATAACTGGCATCAAATGTATGTTTATAACATTTCACAAGTGATATGTAATAACTTCTAATCACAAAACAGAGAGGCCCTACTCTAGGGTCCCCacgataatatataatataataatatatgccatttagcagacgcttttatccaaagcgacttacagtcatgtgtgcatacattctacgtatgggtggtcccgggaatcgaacccactaccctggcattacaagcgccatgctctaccaactgagctacagaaggaccataccaTATGATGTGGGTTAGGGTACGTACCATGCTGAAGGAAGTCTTCTTGTCAAAATGTAAGTTGAACTGTCTTATGTCTCCCAGTTCACAGCTTTATATAAGACgttaatacccctcccaatgtctTCATATCACACAGTAGTCATAACTGCCCTCCCAATGTATTTATTTAAGTTTGTACACACAGCTGGAGCGCACCTGCTCTCCCCAAAGCTCTATATGCATAGCGAATTTGCCCATAACTCTTAAATCTATCATTCTCTGAACAACAGGGAACAGTATTTGTTTAAGGCAGTGCTGGAACAGTAAATACGACTCAAATACACAGTCCAGAATGGCCACGTGTCTTCAGTTTTTACTGATGAACTTTGCACAGCTGAGAAAGTGTCTGTATTTACAAGAGAGGTCGAAACACATACCTAgcaaaacatacatacacacgcacacacacacacacgcacgcacatgcgcacacacacgcacacacacacatcctcagtagtgggccttcgaatcagtgggtgtttcggcctttaatcactaaacaccctcatcaaaggtggccagctaaagggtgatcaagccttagcttgtgtctcatgcccaatttttttattttatttttatt
This genomic window from Oncorhynchus gorbuscha isolate QuinsamMale2020 ecotype Even-year linkage group LG07, OgorEven_v1.0, whole genome shotgun sequence contains:
- the LOC124039410 gene encoding beta-microseminoprotein-like; amino-acid sequence: MGSLVRVVVCVLMLVVVCRAQCFFQELETKDPKNPTKGCVDKEGKQHVFGSSWVKDCYDCSCSMRGIRCCNRIPAVVDLSAECELVVDRKACSYRVVMKSDKTKDCNSSFSMVL